In Diceros bicornis minor isolate mBicDic1 chromosome 24, mDicBic1.mat.cur, whole genome shotgun sequence, the following are encoded in one genomic region:
- the TGFB3 gene encoding transforming growth factor beta-3 proprotein, giving the protein MKMHLQRALVVLALLNFATVSLSLSTCTTLDFGHIKKKRVEAIRGQILSKLRLTSPPEPSVMTHVPYQVLALYNSTRELLEEMQGEREDGCTQENTESEYYAKEIHKFDMIQGLAEHNELAVCPKGITSKVFRFNVSSVEKNGTNLFRAEFRVLRVPNPSSKRNEQRIELFQILRPDEHIAKQRYIGGRNLPTRGTAEWLSFDVTDTVREWLLRRESNLGLEISIHCPCHTFQPNGDILENIHEVMEIKFKGVDSEDDHGRGDLGRLKKQKDHHNPHLILMMIPPHRLDNPGQGGQRKKRALDTNYCFRNLEENCCVRPLYIDFRQDLGWKWVHEPKGYYANFCSGPCPYLRSADTTHSTVLGLYNTLNPEASASPCCVPQDLEPLTILYYVGRTPKVEQLSNMVVKSCKCS; this is encoded by the exons ATGAAGATGCACTTGCAAAGGGCGCTGGTGGTCCTGGCCCTGCTGAACTTTGCCACGGTCAGCCTCTCTCTGTCCACTTGCACCACCTTGGACTTCGGCCACATCAAGAAGAAGAGGGTGGAAGCCATTAGGGGACAGATCTTGAGCAAACTCAGGCTCACCAGTCCTCCCGAGCCATCGGTGATGACCCACGTCCCCTACCAGGTCCTGGCCCTTTACAACAGCACCCGGGAGCTGCTGGAGGAGatgcagggggagagggaggacggCTGCACTCAGGAAAACACGGAGTCGGAGTACTATGCCAAAGAAATCCATAAATTCGACATGATCCAGGGCCTGGCGGAACACA ACGAGCTGGCCGTCTGCCCCAAAGGAATCACCTCCAAGGTTTTCCGCTTCAATGTGTCCTCAGTGGAGAAGAATGGAACCAACCTGTTCCGAGCAGAATTCCGGGTCTTGCGGGTGCCCAACCCCAGCTCCAAGCGCAACGAGCAGAGGATCGAGCTCTTCCAG ATACTCCGGCCGGACGAGCACATCGCCAAACAGCGCTATATCGGTGGCAGGAATCTGCCCACGCGGGGCACCGCTGAGTGGCTGTCTTTTGATGTCACTGACACTGTGCGAGAATGGCTCTTGCGAAGAG AGTCCAACTTAGGTCTGGAAATCAGCATTCACTGTCCATGTCACACCTTTCAGCCCAATGGAGATATCCTGGAAAACATTCATGAGGTGATGGAAATCAAATTCAAAG GTGTGGACAGTGAGGATGATCATGGCCGTGGAGATCTGGGGCGCCTCAAGAAGCAGAAGGACCACCACAACCCTCATCTAATCCTCATGATGATTCCTCCACACCGGCTGGACAACCCGGGCCAGGGGGGTCAGAGGAAAAAGAGGGCCCTGGACACCAATTACTGCTTCCG CAACTTGGAGGAGAACTGCTGTGTGCGCCCTCTCTACATTGACTTTCGACAGGATCTGGGCTGGAAATGGGTCCATGAACCTAAGGGCTACTATGCCAACTTCTGCTCAGGCCCTTGCCCGTACCTCCGCAGTGCGGACACAACCCACAGCACG GTGCTGGGACTGTACAACACCCTGAATCCTGAAGCCTCTGCCTCACCGTGCTGTGTGCCCCAGGACTTGGAGCCCCTGACCATCCTGTACTATGTCGGGAGGACCCCCAAGGTGGAACAGCTTTCTAACATGGTGGTGAAGTCCTGTAAGTGTAGCTGA